TGGCGTACTCTCCCGGAAAAAGCTGGTaattctttcttatttttcctTATCATATATAACGTTGAGTCATtaagaatattaataattaattaacagctatttttctcttattttttacAATGTATGTACAATATGTATGTAGGATTGAAGAGATGTGGGAAGAGTTGTAGGCTGAGATGGGCTAACTATCTAAGACCCGATATTAAGAGAGGAGAGTTTACTCCCGAAGAAGAAGACACTATTATCAAACTTCATGCTCTTAAGGGTAACAAGTAAGAATCTTTTccttatttattactttttgtattatataattCATCATTtagtacttttaaattttaatggtgTTTTTTTTCCTAGATGTCACCTTGAGTAcatattgtattataatatgGATTCATTCTCAACATAGTGTTCAGAATTTCAAACTAACTTGAAAAGTATTTATGTACTTAAACAAATCTTTTAAGTTTACTGTTTCCGCATAGCTTTATAAGGGTATTCAATTGTTTTTGGGATAAATTACTCAATctatttgttttctgttttgggcaatataataatttcaccTGGTGCTGATTATTGAAGGTGGGCCGCAATAGCAACATGTTTGGCGGGACGAACTGACAATGAGATTAAGAATTATTGGAACACGAATCTCAAGAAGCGTTTAAAACAAAAAGGTATCGATCCAACCGCTCACAAACCGATCAATTCAACCGATCAAACCGGTTCAGAACCAAAACACCATAAACTCGGTTCATCCGGTTCCGCAAGGCTTCTTAACCGCGTTGCAAGCAAATACTCGGTCGATTCAAACCGGGATCTACTAACCGGAATCATCATAGGAAACTCCACAAACATCGCAGACGTTTCACAAAGTTCCGGCGACGTCGATTCTCCGACCAAGAATTCGACCTCCACGCTGCTCAACCAAATGGCGGCAGCGTCAAGCGGTTTCATATCGATTCAGAACAACACGTCGACCTCTCCCGGTTTCTCCGACAACTGTTCTTTCTCAGATGGTTTCACTGAGTTCTTTAGTAACGACGAGATCTCCGGTATGTATACCAACGTCGATAATGTTGGCCTTATGGAGGAGTTAAAGGATATTTTAAGCTACGGCGGTGCCGACCTTGGAGATATCAAAGACTCGCCCGAGGTTAACGTAACTGATGATATGGACTTTCTTGATTCTTGGAACAAAGATGATGATTTGGATTTGGAGAAGTTTGTAAGCTCGTTAGATTCCAAGATTGGTGTCTTTGTCTGAATCTAAAGCAAAATCAATTACACGTTGGTTTTCTTGATCGACTTCTGTAATGGATGTATGGCCCACGAGGCGGGAATAATATGATCTGtcgtaataaaataataataaaataattatttctcgTTAATTGTTTACAAAACCTATTTAAACATTCTATAAAACTT
Above is a window of Brassica napus cultivar Da-Ae unplaced genomic scaffold, Da-Ae ScsIHWf_450;HRSCAF=686, whole genome shotgun sequence DNA encoding:
- the LOC125604017 gene encoding transcription factor MYB34-like; amino-acid sequence: MVRTPCCKEEGIKKGAWTPEEDQKLTAYLQLHGEGGWRTLPEKAGLKRCGKSCRLRWANYLRPDIKRGEFTPEEEDTIIKLHALKGNKWAAIATCLAGRTDNEIKNYWNTNLKKRLKQKGIDPTAHKPINSTDQTGSEPKHHKLGSSGSARLLNRVASKYSVDSNRDLLTGIIIGNSTNIADVSQSSGDVDSPTKNSTSTLLNQMAAASSGFISIQNNTSTSPGFSDNCSFSDGFTEFFSNDEISGMYTNVDNVGLMEELKDILSYGGADLGDIKDSPEVNVTDDMDFLDSWNKDDDLDLEKFVSSLDSKIGVFV